Proteins from a single region of Lysinibacillus sp. JNUCC-52:
- a CDS encoding MBL fold metallo-hydrolase, with amino-acid sequence MMNVRSYSLGPVQTNCYIVSNKEKECLIFDPGEEAAKIIKAIRSNGLKPIGIFLTHAHFDHIGAVDEVRETFNIPLWIHEKEVSWLGDPTKNGSSKYAALPDYTVAAPAEEHIIKQEQQFEISNFVFKAVFTPGHSPGSISYIFEQDGFAIVGDTLFEQGVGRTDLLGGSTKLLLASIHDKLLSLPEDTIVYPGHGNYTTVGAEMETNPFLNGF; translated from the coding sequence ATGATGAACGTACGAAGCTATTCCCTTGGACCAGTCCAAACGAATTGTTATATCGTATCGAATAAAGAGAAAGAATGTTTAATTTTTGATCCAGGAGAAGAAGCTGCAAAAATTATTAAAGCAATTCGCAGTAATGGACTGAAGCCAATAGGCATTTTTCTAACGCATGCCCATTTTGATCATATTGGTGCGGTGGATGAAGTAAGGGAGACTTTTAATATTCCGCTATGGATTCACGAAAAAGAGGTAAGCTGGCTAGGTGACCCGACGAAAAATGGCTCTAGTAAATATGCGGCATTACCAGATTATACAGTAGCAGCTCCTGCTGAGGAACATATTATTAAACAAGAACAGCAATTTGAAATAAGTAATTTCGTTTTTAAGGCAGTATTTACACCTGGACATTCACCTGGTAGTATTTCATATATTTTCGAACAGGATGGATTTGCCATTGTTGGAGATACATTATTTGAGCAAGGAGTAGGACGTACAGATTTACTTGGTGGATCGACTAAACTATTACTTGCATCCATTCATGATAAATTATTATCATTACCCGAGGATACAATTGTTTACCCAGGTCATGGAAATTACACAACAGTTGGTGCAGAAATGGAAACAAATCCATTTTTAAACGGATTTTAA
- a CDS encoding DUF2626 family protein, which translates to MDNMYKVMAFWTGIFAVMFYLGGMNEVSLLFVGNTGLFLLLGFLNLSERMYMYIFGAYLTVFFAGFTYYTTFIHVPGGGH; encoded by the coding sequence ATGGATAATATGTATAAAGTTATGGCATTCTGGACAGGTATTTTTGCAGTTATGTTCTACCTTGGTGGTATGAACGAGGTATCGCTATTATTCGTAGGTAATACAGGTTTATTCTTATTATTAGGCTTCTTAAACCTTTCAGAGCGTATGTACATGTACATTTTCGGAGCATATTTAACTGTATTCTTCGCTGGCTTCACGTACTATACAACATTCATACACGTACCTGGCGGCGGTCATTAA
- a CDS encoding helix-turn-helix transcriptional regulator translates to MIHPLKITSTLADETRYSIYEYILKEKKTVTVQNIADKFSIHPNVARLHLTKLSEINIISADFAKTGKGGRPGRVYKASEKGVSLTFPRRDEDRLLKWTIQLVEELGPTALTKCQEISYQDGYQQMKNYVNAELKLNNMLSFEQKLQLLTDNAALIGYIPQIQQSENGKKVIFSIFNCPFQEQLNTHSEIVCTLHESYLKGQLNALFSNNEFVQIESMVHNCDLCKYEINVTEIDS, encoded by the coding sequence ATGATCCATCCATTAAAAATTACTAGTACATTAGCCGATGAAACAAGATATTCCATTTACGAGTATATTTTGAAGGAGAAAAAAACTGTAACAGTACAAAATATTGCTGATAAATTTAGCATACATCCTAACGTTGCTCGCCTTCACTTAACAAAGCTATCAGAAATCAATATTATTTCTGCAGATTTCGCAAAAACTGGTAAAGGCGGAAGACCTGGTCGTGTTTATAAGGCGTCTGAAAAAGGTGTTTCACTAACTTTCCCAAGACGTGACGAAGATCGTTTATTAAAATGGACAATTCAACTAGTGGAAGAATTAGGTCCAACCGCACTAACAAAATGTCAGGAAATTAGTTATCAAGATGGTTATCAGCAAATGAAAAATTATGTTAACGCTGAATTAAAATTAAATAATATGCTATCCTTTGAACAAAAGCTTCAGCTATTAACAGATAATGCCGCATTAATTGGCTATATTCCACAAATACAGCAGTCGGAAAATGGAAAAAAAGTTATCTTTTCTATTTTTAACTGCCCGTTCCAAGAGCAGCTTAATACCCATTCTGAGATTGTTTGTACTTTACATGAGTCTTATTTGAAAGGGCAATTAAACGCATTATTTTCTAATAATGAATTTGTTCAAATCGAAAGTATGGTACATAATTGCGATTTATGCAAATATGAAATTAACGTGACAGAAATCGATAGCTAA
- the comGA gene encoding competence type IV pilus ATPase ComGA, translating into MQTFESVVEQKSEHLLVKAYHFGASDLLLIPEESRYIIYFRKYDKLIQAGELPSELAERIVSYYKYLAALDISERRKPQSGSFQKIVEQNHFAFRVSTLPSAYLKESLIIRLLLQNHAFPLTSLSYSECAAQKLTKLVENQQGILLFCGATGSGKTTSLYSLIHHCTSVLHRHVISLEDPVENNQVNLLQIQVNERAGITYSTGLKAILRHSPDVIMIGEIRDQETAKIAIEAALTGHLVLSTIHAKDSVSCLYRLIDLGVSQEELRQTVIGIVAQILIQIQQQQEGRKALFEILSDDYLAKAIDALKQNFVYELPYLLTLAGQKEEIMRQSYAKAQHIY; encoded by the coding sequence ATGCAAACTTTTGAATCTGTTGTAGAACAAAAAAGTGAGCATCTTTTAGTAAAAGCCTATCATTTTGGTGCTTCCGATTTATTACTCATACCGGAAGAAAGTCGATATATCATCTATTTTCGTAAATATGATAAGTTGATACAGGCAGGTGAGCTCCCCAGCGAACTTGCTGAGCGAATCGTGTCCTATTATAAATATTTAGCGGCATTAGATATTAGTGAGCGCCGTAAACCTCAAAGCGGCTCATTTCAAAAAATAGTTGAGCAAAACCATTTTGCTTTTCGAGTTTCTACACTTCCTTCCGCGTATTTAAAAGAAAGCCTTATTATTCGGCTTCTACTTCAAAATCATGCATTTCCACTTACTTCGTTAAGTTATTCCGAATGCGCAGCACAAAAATTAACAAAACTTGTTGAAAATCAACAGGGAATTTTATTATTTTGCGGTGCAACGGGTTCTGGAAAAACTACGTCCCTGTACTCTTTAATTCACCATTGTACATCTGTCCTTCATCGCCATGTAATCTCATTAGAGGATCCAGTTGAGAACAATCAAGTTAATCTTCTCCAAATCCAAGTAAATGAACGAGCAGGTATTACCTATTCCACAGGCTTAAAAGCGATTTTACGTCACTCCCCAGATGTAATTATGATTGGAGAAATTCGCGATCAAGAAACAGCAAAGATTGCAATCGAAGCGGCGTTAACAGGTCATTTGGTACTTTCTACAATCCATGCTAAAGATTCTGTAAGTTGTCTCTATCGGCTCATTGATTTGGGCGTTTCTCAAGAAGAACTTCGTCAAACCGTAATAGGAATTGTCGCTCAAATTCTTATACAAATACAACAACAGCAAGAGGGGCGAAAAGCATTGTTTGAAATATTAAGTGATGACTATCTTGCTAAGGCCATAGATGCCCTTAAGCAAAATTTCGTATATGAATTGCCCTATCTTCTAACACTTGCTGGTCAAAAAGAAGAAATTATGAGGCAAAGCTATGCAAAAGCTCAGCACATTTATTAA
- the comGB gene encoding competence type IV pilus assembly protein ComGB, protein MQKLSTFINRLTLNYKRATIWRLKEQAQFISRLSVLIQEGYLFPQAVSMLLPHHVEKHEEVQLFVDEALRQGKGVIGVFEILQLPKHYLIAIAIAENNGHMIEALKVLANQMAMSQETKRKFIKLLLYPITLTVFLLLLFLVFRTIFFPNIEKMVLSRNNGIGEETSIAFSKLLLHVPDGLVIVGIVMTCSSIVFQRLLLRQSIARRLYVILKIPFVNRYFRLTITRQFSAYLGSLLHSGFSLQASLQILEEQQFQPYVQYLASRIKERVTYGDSLTQAVVFITVWQNDFSTFVEHGEQSGYLGKELTLYSELLLEKQELLLQRMLAFVQPSFFVFIALCIVAAYVSLLLPIYHMIELV, encoded by the coding sequence ATGCAAAAGCTCAGCACATTTATTAACAGGCTTACATTGAATTATAAAAGAGCCACAATATGGAGACTAAAGGAACAAGCTCAGTTTATTAGTCGTTTAAGTGTATTAATACAGGAAGGCTATTTGTTTCCACAAGCAGTTTCCATGCTATTGCCACATCACGTAGAAAAGCATGAGGAGGTACAACTGTTTGTAGATGAAGCACTTAGGCAAGGAAAAGGAGTTATAGGTGTATTCGAAATATTACAACTACCGAAGCATTATTTAATAGCTATTGCTATTGCTGAAAATAATGGGCATATGATTGAAGCATTAAAAGTTCTCGCAAATCAAATGGCAATGAGCCAAGAGACAAAGAGAAAATTTATAAAGCTACTTTTGTACCCAATCACACTCACTGTATTTTTGCTTCTATTGTTTTTAGTATTTCGAACAATTTTCTTTCCTAACATAGAAAAAATGGTTTTAAGCCGTAACAATGGAATAGGAGAAGAAACAAGTATTGCTTTCTCAAAACTTTTATTACATGTCCCTGATGGACTTGTAATAGTTGGCATTGTTATGACATGTAGTAGTATTGTTTTTCAACGTTTGCTATTAAGACAGTCGATTGCGCGTAGGCTTTATGTCATATTGAAAATACCTTTTGTTAATCGTTATTTTCGATTAACGATAACAAGACAATTTTCTGCGTATTTAGGAAGCCTGCTTCATAGTGGTTTCTCTCTACAAGCTAGCCTGCAAATTTTAGAAGAGCAACAATTTCAACCATATGTTCAATATTTGGCAAGTCGTATAAAGGAAAGAGTTACATATGGTGATTCGTTAACACAGGCTGTCGTTTTTATAACAGTATGGCAAAATGATTTTTCGACTTTTGTAGAACATGGTGAACAAAGTGGTTATTTAGGAAAAGAGTTAACACTGTATAGTGAATTATTGCTAGAAAAGCAAGAACTTCTTTTACAGAGAATGCTTGCTTTTGTACAACCTTCGTTTTTTGTTTTTATTGCGTTATGTATAGTTGCTGCCTATGTAAGTTTATTATTGCCGATATACCACATGATAGAACTAGTATAG
- the comGC gene encoding competence type IV pilus major pilin ComGC, translating to MKLIKQEAGFTLIEMLIVLLIISILILISIPNVSKHFATIDEKGCTAYIAMVQGQVEAYRVDFMEYPTLEDLLSKGYLKEQGKTCPNKEEIIITNKGEVRLAKQPSLTEADGQ from the coding sequence ATGAAACTTATTAAACAAGAAGCTGGATTTACACTAATTGAAATGTTAATCGTCTTGTTGATTATTTCAATCCTAATACTAATTTCAATTCCGAATGTATCTAAACATTTTGCGACAATTGATGAAAAGGGCTGCACTGCCTATATAGCTATGGTGCAAGGGCAAGTAGAGGCATATCGAGTAGATTTTATGGAATATCCCACTTTAGAAGATTTGCTATCAAAGGGTTATTTAAAAGAACAGGGAAAGACTTGTCCAAATAAAGAAGAAATCATTATTACCAATAAAGGGGAGGTTCGATTAGCCAAACAACCCTCTTTAACAGAGGCTGATGGTCAATGA
- the comGD gene encoding competence type IV pilus minor pilin ComGD → MNYQKNERGYTLVEILLVLFVVMTLTAIVTKFSLQVVEAKEIERFFSQIQLDLQYIQTYSMHEKEYIFMKFEGSSNRYSIKKDFYTNVYIRPFPKGVELLSDRSTAQTIRFNFKGNVMTPGTVYFKTPMGTKKVVITLGRGRARVE, encoded by the coding sequence ATGAACTATCAAAAAAATGAGCGCGGCTATACACTAGTCGAGATATTACTTGTGTTGTTTGTTGTAATGACGTTAACAGCTATTGTGACGAAATTTTCGTTACAAGTAGTAGAAGCAAAAGAAATTGAACGATTTTTTAGCCAAATTCAATTAGATCTTCAATATATACAAACGTACAGTATGCACGAAAAAGAGTATATATTTATGAAATTTGAAGGTTCATCAAATCGTTATAGTATAAAAAAGGACTTTTATACGAATGTTTATATTCGCCCATTTCCGAAGGGGGTTGAATTATTGTCTGATAGGAGTACTGCCCAAACGATACGATTTAATTTTAAAGGGAATGTCATGACACCAGGAACGGTGTATTTTAAAACACCGATGGGGACTAAAAAGGTTGTCATAACTTTAGGTCGAGGGAGAGCAAGAGTTGAATGA
- the comGF gene encoding competence type IV pilus minor pilin ComGF: MNEKGYTLLEALFQLIVFVLVCHLFLLVILWAANMKTTMLTDEQSKWELFVFDMNMHLANASSITIRRDQRRITLQASNTLHHFDCYRNMIREQVNGGHVPMLIGINKCQFDLNDNELTIAVEFPSGLKKERTYYVPIFEK, from the coding sequence ATGAATGAAAAAGGCTATACATTACTGGAAGCGTTGTTTCAATTAATCGTATTTGTGCTAGTTTGTCATTTATTCCTATTGGTTATCCTTTGGGCTGCTAATATGAAAACAACGATGCTAACAGATGAACAATCAAAGTGGGAGTTGTTTGTTTTCGACATGAATATGCATTTAGCAAATGCTTCGTCAATAACAATTAGGAGAGATCAAAGAAGAATCACTTTGCAAGCGTCAAATACTCTTCATCATTTTGATTGCTATCGCAATATGATTCGAGAACAGGTGAATGGCGGCCATGTACCAATGCTTATTGGAATTAATAAATGTCAGTTCGATCTTAATGATAATGAACTCACAATAGCTGTCGAATTTCCAAGCGGGTTAAAAAAGGAGCGGACCTATTATGTACCAATTTTTGAAAAATGA
- a CDS encoding shikimate kinase — translation MRKIYLVGFMGCGKSALGRRLSYLLKLPYYDMDHEIVRQQGMTIPQIFEKYGEARFREIETEFLKNFRDEACIISTGGGVAVNGENRKIMKRSGLVFFLDATFEDIYKRIQHDPNRPIVQSSTKEQLEELYHYRRKFYREAGHIQVLTEGRTIRHILEYLVFQVKRLKSERW, via the coding sequence ATGCGAAAAATATATTTAGTTGGCTTTATGGGCTGCGGGAAAAGTGCGTTAGGAAGAAGGTTAAGCTATTTATTAAAGTTACCGTACTATGATATGGATCATGAAATTGTCAGACAGCAGGGAATGACGATTCCACAGATTTTTGAGAAATATGGAGAGGCTCGTTTCCGTGAAATAGAAACGGAATTTTTGAAAAATTTCCGCGACGAGGCATGTATTATCTCTACAGGTGGCGGTGTAGCTGTAAATGGGGAAAATCGGAAAATTATGAAACGCAGTGGACTTGTATTCTTTTTAGATGCGACATTCGAAGATATTTATAAACGAATACAGCATGATCCAAATCGACCAATTGTACAAAGCTCAACAAAGGAACAGCTAGAAGAGCTGTATCATTACAGAAGAAAATTCTATCGTGAAGCAGGACATATTCAAGTTCTTACAGAAGGTAGAACAATTCGACACATTCTCGAGTATTTAGTATTTCAAGTGAAAAGATTGAAAAGCGAACGATGGTAA